CGGGTGACCGTGTCCTGGAGATTGGCTGTGGCGCGGGCATCGCGGCGGGGTTGGTGGCGGAGAAGCTCCAGACGGGGAGCCTCACGGCCATCGATCGCTCCGCGCCGATGGTGCAGAAGGCCTCGGCTCGCAATCGCTCCTCGATTGAAGATGGCCGGGCTGTCTTCTTGGCGGTCCCCATCGAGAAGATGCAGTCAGGCGCCAAGCCGTACGACAAGGCGTTTGCCTTCAACGTCAGCCTCTTCTGGGGAGAGCCCTCCCGTGCCTTGCGTACCCTTTCGGCCTTGCTCAAGCCGGACGGCCGTTTGTATGTGTTTCACCAGCCCCCCTCCGAGGCCAAAACCCGGCCCATCGCGGAGGCGACCCGCAGGCTCCTGGAAGCGCAGGGCTATGCGGTCCAAGAGACGCGCTATCAGCCCATGAAGCCTGCAACGGTGTCCTGCGTCTTGGCGCGTCCAGCCCGCTGACCTGGCAGGACCGTCACTCCCGTTCAGCGGAGGGCCGGGCATACCGTCGGCTTCCCGTCGGGAACGGGAATCACGCACTGCTTCGTGAACCACGGCACGCAGGACTGTCTGCTGCTCTGCGCCGGGGAACGCCATCCCGGGCGCGAGTACGACGAACACCTGCGCCGCACCGAGCCCGGCCATCACTGGACGCGCTGAAGCGGCCCTACTGCACGTTCACGGTCCGCTGGAGGCTGTTGAACCCCGTGCTGGTCTCCCAGACGTTCGCGTTGGCGAGCTGGATGGCGTACTCCGGCCGCGTGTTCAGCGCGGTGGCCGGATCCGGCAGGTTCAGCAGCAGCGCATAGGTGCCCGTGGCCATGCCCGCCGGCAGGGTGACGCTCTGGCTGAGCGTCACGTTCGTGCCGGGCGCCCACCTGCGCGGATCCCCGGCCAGGGGCAGGCGGTACACGGCGCCGCTTGAGGTGTGGCGCAGGACCAGCTCGACGTTCCGGGGGTTGTAGGGCGCCGCCCACCCCTCGTTCTTGAGGGCGATGCTCAGCGCCAGGGCCCCGCCCCGGCTGGCGGACGTGGGCAACGTGGCCGACACCAGGGAGAACCGGTACCCAAGCCGACGGTCGATCTCGGGCCTGCACCCGCCCGACGTCCAGCCGCTGACCACCGACGCGTGGTAGTCCTCGTTCATATAGGAGTAGTGGAACAGGGCCATCTCGTTCAGCGCGGTGGCGCAGTCCGAGCGGGGCGGGTTGACGTTGCACGTCTCGCCGCCCATGGGCAGGTAGGCCGTCTCCGCCGACAGGTACGGGTACTCCACGGACGTGTTCTCGTAGGTCC
This genomic interval from Stigmatella aurantiaca contains the following:
- a CDS encoding class I SAM-dependent methyltransferase; translation: MDIQPGDRVLEIGCGAGIAAGLVAEKLQTGSLTAIDRSAPMVQKASARNRSSIEDGRAVFLAVPIEKMQSGAKPYDKAFAFNVSLFWGEPSRALRTLSALLKPDGRLYVFHQPPSEAKTRPIAEATRRLLEAQGYAVQETRYQPMKPATVSCVLARPAR